A portion of the Caenorhabditis elegans chromosome III genome contains these proteins:
- the ung-1 gene encoding Uracil-DNA glycosylase (Confirmed by transcript evidence), with amino-acid sequence MSKTVRIPDMFLKASAASKRKSASNTENIPEKVPAGNENQEVKKMKLQAPEPTEILLKSLLTGESWSKLLEEEFKKGYISKIEKFLNSEVNKGKQVFPPPTQIFTTFNLLPFDEISVVIIGQDPYHDDNQAHGLSFSVQKGVKPPPSLKNIYKELESDIEGFKRPDHGNLLGWTRQGVFMLNATLTVRAHEANSHAKIGWQTFTDTVIRIISRQSEKPIVFLLWGGFAHKKEELIDTKKHVVIKTAHPSPLSARKWWGCKCFSKCNTELENSGRNPINWADL; translated from the exons ATGTCGAAGACTGTAAGAATTCCGGACATGTTCCTCAAAGCATCCGCTGCCTCTAAACG aaaatccgcttcaaatactgaaaatattcCGGAAAAAGTTCCCGCGGGCAATGAAAATCAAGAAGTCAAGAAAATGAAGTTACAAGCACCAGAACCAACTGAAATTCTGCTAAAATCCCTGCTAACCGGTGAATCTTGGTCGAAACTTTTAGAGgaggaattcaaaaaaggctatatttcgaaaatcgagaaattctTGAATTCCGAAGTGAACAAGGGCAAGCAAGTGTTCCCACCGCCcacacaaattttcacaacATTCAATCTTCTGCCATTCGACGAGATCAGCGTGGTTATCATCGGTCAAGACCCCTATCACGATGATAATCAAGCTCACGGGCTCTCCTTCAGTGTTCAGAAGGGTGTAAAACCGCCGCCATCGCTGAAAAATATCTATAAAGAGCTTGAATCCGATATTGAAGGCTTCAAGCGGCCCGATCACGGGAACCTGCTCGGCTGGACACGTCAGGGAGTGTTCATGTTGAATGCCACGTTGACGGTTCGGGCTCACGAGGCGAATTCTCACGCGAAGATCGGCTGGCAAACTTTCACGGACACTGTTATTCGGATTATTTCGCGACAATCGGAGAAGCCTATTGTCTTTTTGTTATGGGGAGGATTTGCTCATAAGAAGGAAGAACTGATTGATACAAAGAAACATGTAGTTATAAAG accgCCCATCCGTCTCCGCTGAGTGCTCGCAAGTGGTGGGGATGCAAATGCTTCTCGAAATGCAACACGGAGCTCGAAAATTCCGGTCGAAACCCGATTAATTGGGCGGATTTATGA
- the ung-1 gene encoding Uracil-DNA glycosylase (Confirmed by transcript evidence): MKLQAPEPTEILLKSLLTGESWSKLLEEEFKKGYISKIEKFLNSEVNKGKQVFPPPTQIFTTFNLLPFDEISVVIIGQDPYHDDNQAHGLSFSVQKGVKPPPSLKNIYKELESDIEGFKRPDHGNLLGWTRQGVFMLNATLTVRAHEANSHAKIGWQTFTDTVIRIISRQSEKPIVFLLWGGFAHKKEELIDTKKHVVIKTAHPSPLSARKWWGCKCFSKCNTELENSGRNPINWADL, from the exons ATGAAGTTACAAGCACCAGAACCAACTGAAATTCTGCTAAAATCCCTGCTAACCGGTGAATCTTGGTCGAAACTTTTAGAGgaggaattcaaaaaaggctatatttcgaaaatcgagaaattctTGAATTCCGAAGTGAACAAGGGCAAGCAAGTGTTCCCACCGCCcacacaaattttcacaacATTCAATCTTCTGCCATTCGACGAGATCAGCGTGGTTATCATCGGTCAAGACCCCTATCACGATGATAATCAAGCTCACGGGCTCTCCTTCAGTGTTCAGAAGGGTGTAAAACCGCCGCCATCGCTGAAAAATATCTATAAAGAGCTTGAATCCGATATTGAAGGCTTCAAGCGGCCCGATCACGGGAACCTGCTCGGCTGGACACGTCAGGGAGTGTTCATGTTGAATGCCACGTTGACGGTTCGGGCTCACGAGGCGAATTCTCACGCGAAGATCGGCTGGCAAACTTTCACGGACACTGTTATTCGGATTATTTCGCGACAATCGGAGAAGCCTATTGTCTTTTTGTTATGGGGAGGATTTGCTCATAAGAAGGAAGAACTGATTGATACAAAGAAACATGTAGTTATAAAG accgCCCATCCGTCTCCGCTGAGTGCTCGCAAGTGGTGGGGATGCAAATGCTTCTCGAAATGCAACACGGAGCTCGAAAATTCCGGTCGAAACCCGATTAATTGGGCGGATTTATGA
- the ung-1 gene encoding Uracil-DNA glycosylase (Partially confirmed by transcript evidence) — protein sequence MKLQAPEPTEILLKSLLTDRPSVSAECSQVVGMQMLLEMQHGARKFRSKPD from the exons ATGAAGTTACAAGCACCAGAACCAACTGAAATTCTGCTAAAATCCCTGCTAACCG accgCCCATCCGTCTCCGCTGAGTGCTCGCAAGTGGTGGGGATGCAAATGCTTCTCGAAATGCAACACGGAGCTCGAAAATTCCGGTCGAAACCCGATTAA
- the ung-1 gene encoding Uracil-DNA glycosylase (Confirmed by transcript evidence) → MSKTVRIPDMFLKASAASKRKSASNTENIPEKVPAGNENQEVKKMKLQAPEPTEILLKSLLTDRPSVSAECSQVVGMQMLLEMQHGARKFRSKPD, encoded by the exons ATGTCGAAGACTGTAAGAATTCCGGACATGTTCCTCAAAGCATCCGCTGCCTCTAAACG aaaatccgcttcaaatactgaaaatattcCGGAAAAAGTTCCCGCGGGCAATGAAAATCAAGAAGTCAAGAAAATGAAGTTACAAGCACCAGAACCAACTGAAATTCTGCTAAAATCCCTGCTAACCG accgCCCATCCGTCTCCGCTGAGTGCTCGCAAGTGGTGGGGATGCAAATGCTTCTCGAAATGCAACACGGAGCTCGAAAATTCCGGTCGAAACCCGATTAA
- the Y56A3A.30 gene encoding SP-RING-type domain-containing protein (Confirmed by transcript evidence), translating to MNDEDSEERRHHPKVPRLARQSHPEPPGPSSSTSSTPLFTDPTIHTILDQIGQRLASFSESDVKRIKNYLSTVTVTQEACVLLLLPNKEREKLMFAEIERHILENYEYSMIIHRYVNDVLKHAIETQFVNPDKLDESNDAWKDGLKMISEQKMRSSRYTAARARSQRFAIANDSYFPRPEIVPSTDHPVFASRPSVSTQEVRTGRQQIDQEVSGRKREFHGKLIPITGVVEEPSVRINAELQQSETQQIGDSSDQTDTATPISDIATHQDPENEISPSVTEGSNDIADDAGAGDDFSESTTGAVQPEQQASEHSNSEGVEKSSCAESLKEQPDQSSPAVSNTVSENSNTDSEICSGIDQNPNSDNLESTIDVGEPLRNTSDQPSPDPCSDVQIGVNSTTKQSTDPSVNVQLGHKSSDQPSTDPSAHAQLEDNCTIQPSTDPSSNDQLGDNTSDQNSTDPSSDVPMEDPGESGSAASTPPPDWDVAEVPIPQCSGHSDGNIGGTNEVTPPEQEAQVLAPRRSERSRIKNIWLSRDEVERLRYEFVPPPSRKDIPKCTAKKPEAEIPNVEPESSSTVESQRDEDQAVASASSVAEPLEEATTTSVPEPTEFQLSRDIYSTVKPTDEAHSPPIQAQPKKKATPRRKKADDVETVVADGTATIPKPKRKRPPRKKPEPKPNIVFETTPNPPTESFAANNNFQQFQFQNQPGSWTYNNGFGNGYGYGGGTTGYMDNLVGRGFDTVSQQPGFQNQGYEFTGLPANNSNNFPFL from the exons atgaaCGACGAAGACAGTGAGGAAAGGCGTCATCACCCTAAAGTACCCCGGCTTGCTAGGCA atCACATCCCGAACCACCTGGTCCTAGTTCAAGCACATCCAGCACTCCACTCTTCACCGATCCAACGATTCACACGATTCTCGATCAGATAGGCCAACGACTAGCGAGCTTCAGCGAAAGTGATGTGAAACGAATCAAAAACTACTTGAGCACTGTAACAGTGACACAGGAAGCGTGTGTTCTGTTGCTTCTGCCCAACAAAGAACGGGAGAAGCTAATGTTTGCCGAGATTGAAAGACATATACTGGAAAACTATGAATATAGTATGATAATTCATCGATATGTGAATGATGTGCTGAAGCATGCCATCGAAACACAGTTCGTTAATCCGGATAAACTCGACGAGAGCAACGATGCTTGGAAGGACGGATTGAAGATGATTAGCGAGCAAAAGATGAGAAGCTCGCGGTACACGGCAGCTCGGGCTCGAAGTCAGCGGTTCGCAATCGCGAATGATAGCTACTTCCCGAGGCCTGAGATTGTGCCTAGTACAGATCATCCTGTCTTCGCTTCAAGACCTTCGGTTTCTACCCAGGAGGTTCGAACTGGGCGCCAACAAATAGATCAGGAAGTTTCTGGCAGGAAGCGAGAATTTCATGGAAAGCTGATTCCGATCACAGGCGTGGTTGAAGAGCCAAGTGTCAGAATAAATGCCGAACTTCAGCAGTCAGAAACGCAACAAATTGGAGACAGTTCAGATCAAACAG ATACTGCGACTCCGATAAGCGACATAGCCACTCATCAGGATCCGGAAAACGAAATCAGTCCATCAGTGACAGAAGGTTCCAATGATATTGCTGACGATGCTGGAGCAGGAGACGACTTTTCGGAAAGTACTACTGGAGCTGTGCAGCCTGAGCAACAAGCATCCGAGCACTCCAACTCGGAAGGTGTCGAGAAGTCAAGCTGCGCTGAATCTCTTAAAGAACAGCCAGATCAGTCGAGCCCAGCCGTTTCTAATACTGTTTCGGAAAACTCTAATACCGATAGTGAAATATGCTCTGGAATAGATCAAAATCCGAATTCGGATAACCTGGAATCTACGATTGATGTGGGTGAGCCGCTTCGCAACACCTCCGATCAGCCATCTCCTGATCCTTGTTCTGATGTCCAGATAGGAGTGAACAGCACCACCAAGCAATCCACTGATCCTTCTGTGAACGTTCAGCTTGGACACAAAAGCTCCGATCAGCCATCAACTGATCCTTCGGCACATGCTCAGTTGGAGGACAACTGCACCATCCAGCCTTCAACTGATCCTTCTTCGAACGATCAGCTGGGAGACAATACCTCCGACCAGAATTCAACTGATCCTTCTTCCGACGTTCCGATGGAAGACCCTGGAGAATCAGGATCAGCTGCTTCAACGCCTCCACCCGACTGGGATGTTGCAGAAGTTCCGATTCCTCAGTGTAGTGGCCACTCTGACGGCAATATCGGAGGCACGAATGAAGTTACACCACCGGAACAAGAAGCTCAAGTATTGGCTCCAAGACGTTCAGAGAGATCtcgtataaaaaatatttggctcAGCCGAGATGAAGTCGAACGATTGAGATATGAATTTGTGCCACCGCCGTCCAGAAAAGATATTCCGAAGTGCACTGCCAAGAAGCCCGAAGCTGAGATACCGAATGTAGAGCCAGAGTCCAGTTCAACTGTAGAATCACAGAGAGATGAAGATCAAGCGGTTGCGAGCG CCTCTTCCGTAGCTGAACCTCTGGAAGAAGCCACTACAACGAGTGTGCCAGAGCCAACAGAGTTTCAATTGTCACGGGACATTTATAGCACTGTAAAGCCGACTGATGAGGCTCATAGCCCGCCGATTCAAGCCCAACCGAAGAAAAAAGCCACGCCAAGACGGAAGAAAGCAGATGACGTGGAAACTGTAGTAGCTGACGGAACAGCGACGATCCCGAAGCCGAAGAGAAAAAGGCCGCCGAGGAAGAAGCCTGAGCCGAAGCCGAATATCGTTTTTGAAACAACGCCGAATCCTCCGACAGAAAGCTTCGCAGCCAACAACAATTTCCAGCAGTTCCAGTTTCAAAATCAGCCTGGTAGTTGGACCTACAACAATGGATTCGGCAATGGATATGGGTACGGCGGTGGAACCACTGGATACATGGATAATCTTGTTGGCAGAGGGTTTGACACGGTTTCTCAGCAGCCTGGATTTCAGAATCAag gtTACGAATTCACCGGTTTGCCTGCAAATAACTCGAataatttcccatttttgtga